A DNA window from Allokutzneria albata contains the following coding sequences:
- a CDS encoding acetoacetate--CoA ligase produces MSENLTAEEPELLWRPDPDRVGATKIAAFRAWLRTERDLDLPDYPALWQWSVDDLAGFWGAFAEFAGVRFHDRPAAVLEDERMPGTRWFPGATLNYAEHALRGGEGKGDNDIAVIFAREDGFETTLTHGQLRAEVGAARAGLVELGVRRGDRVAALVPNSPEALIAFLAAASLGATWSSCSPDFGARAVSDRFTQIEPTVLIAVNGYVYNGRKFDTRSTVDELRRGIPSLKATVLVDYLGTGGELADTVDWRALLDRNAGAAPEFEPVPFDHPLWVLYSSGTTGLPKGIVQGHGGIVLEHLKALALHCDLGPGERFFWFTTTGWMMWNFLISGLMAGSTIVLFDGNPAHPDLGALWRLAERHRITFFGTSAPYIQSCLKRDLKPAREHDLAALRALGSTGAPLSPEGFRWIMDEVGDVQIASVSGGTDLCTAFVGAAPEVPVWLGEISCRMLGAAVDSFDEAGEPVSDEVGELVITKPMPSMPVSFWNDPDGTRLREAYFETFPGVWRHGDWIRITPRGSCVIYGRSDSTLNRGGVRMGTSEFYRVVEGFDEVLDSLVIDTSGAGGGDGELLCFLVLAKGIALEDVEPRLRTELRAQLSPRHVPNQFVAVADVPRTLNGKKCEVPVKKILTGTPADRAVSREALSNPEALRPFEELARHRS; encoded by the coding sequence ATGAGCGAGAACCTCACCGCCGAGGAGCCCGAGCTGCTGTGGCGACCCGACCCCGACCGGGTCGGTGCCACCAAGATCGCCGCGTTCCGCGCGTGGCTGCGCACCGAACGCGACCTGGACCTGCCGGACTACCCGGCGCTCTGGCAGTGGTCGGTCGACGACCTCGCCGGGTTCTGGGGCGCGTTCGCCGAGTTCGCCGGCGTGCGCTTCCACGACCGCCCCGCCGCGGTGCTCGAGGACGAGCGGATGCCGGGGACCCGGTGGTTCCCCGGCGCCACGCTGAACTACGCCGAGCACGCGCTGCGGGGCGGCGAAGGCAAGGGCGACAACGACATCGCGGTGATCTTCGCGCGCGAGGACGGGTTCGAGACCACGCTGACCCACGGGCAGCTGCGCGCGGAGGTCGGGGCCGCCCGCGCCGGGCTCGTCGAGCTGGGCGTGCGCAGGGGCGACCGCGTCGCGGCGCTCGTGCCGAACTCGCCCGAGGCGCTGATCGCCTTCCTCGCGGCCGCGAGCCTCGGCGCGACCTGGTCCTCCTGCTCCCCGGACTTCGGCGCCCGCGCGGTGTCGGACCGCTTCACCCAGATCGAGCCGACCGTGCTCATCGCGGTCAACGGCTACGTCTACAACGGGCGGAAGTTCGACACCCGGTCCACTGTGGACGAACTGCGGCGGGGCATCCCGAGCCTCAAGGCGACGGTGCTCGTGGACTACCTCGGCACCGGCGGCGAGCTGGCGGACACCGTGGACTGGCGGGCGCTGCTGGACCGCAACGCCGGTGCGGCGCCGGAGTTCGAGCCGGTGCCCTTCGACCACCCGCTGTGGGTGCTCTACTCCTCGGGCACCACCGGCCTGCCCAAGGGCATCGTGCAGGGGCACGGCGGGATCGTCCTCGAACACCTCAAAGCCCTTGCGCTGCACTGCGATCTCGGCCCGGGGGAGCGGTTCTTCTGGTTCACCACCACCGGCTGGATGATGTGGAACTTCCTGATCTCCGGCCTGATGGCGGGCAGCACGATCGTGCTCTTCGACGGCAACCCGGCCCACCCCGACCTCGGCGCGCTGTGGCGACTCGCCGAGCGGCACCGGATCACCTTCTTCGGCACCTCGGCGCCCTACATCCAGTCCTGCCTCAAGCGCGACCTGAAGCCCGCGCGGGAGCACGACCTGGCGGCACTGCGGGCGCTGGGCTCCACCGGCGCCCCGCTCTCGCCTGAGGGCTTCCGCTGGATCATGGACGAGGTCGGCGACGTGCAGATCGCCAGCGTCTCCGGCGGCACCGACCTGTGCACCGCCTTCGTCGGCGCGGCGCCCGAGGTCCCGGTGTGGCTGGGGGAGATCTCCTGCCGGATGCTCGGCGCCGCCGTCGACTCCTTCGACGAGGCGGGCGAACCCGTCTCCGACGAGGTCGGCGAACTGGTGATCACCAAGCCGATGCCGTCGATGCCGGTCTCGTTCTGGAACGACCCGGACGGCACGCGGCTGCGTGAGGCGTACTTCGAGACCTTCCCCGGCGTGTGGCGGCACGGCGACTGGATCCGGATCACCCCGCGCGGCTCCTGCGTGATCTACGGGCGCAGCGACTCCACCCTCAACCGGGGCGGCGTGCGGATGGGCACCAGCGAGTTCTACCGGGTCGTCGAGGGCTTCGACGAGGTGCTCGACTCGCTGGTGATCGACACCTCCGGGGCGGGCGGGGGCGATGGCGAGCTGCTGTGCTTCCTGGTGCTGGCCAAGGGGATCGCGCTGGAGGACGTGGAGCCCCGGCTGCGCACCGAGCTGCGCGCCCAGCTCTCGCCGCGGCACGTGCCGAACCAGTTCGTCGCGGTGGCCGACGTGCCGAGGACGCTCAACGGCAAGAAGTGCGAGGTGCCGGTGAAGAAGATCCTGACCGGCACGCCCGCCGACCGCGCCGTGAGCAGGGAGGCGCTGAGCAACCCCGAGGCGCTGCGCCCCTTCGAGGAGCTGGCGCGTCACCGCTCGTGA
- a CDS encoding response regulator — protein MRIVIAEDSALLRTGLTLLLAENGHEVVEAVGDAEQLLRAVRTHRPDVAVVDVRMPPTFTDEGLRAALLIRQSEPGTAVLVLSQWVEERYAADLIGGDLNGVGYLLKDRVAEVADFLDALHRVAAGGAVFDPDVIAQILARNRRDDPLAPLTPREREVLQLMAEGRSNAGIAAALTITERAVEKYVGSILGKLDLPPASSDHRRVLAVLRYLES, from the coding sequence GTGCGCATCGTGATCGCCGAGGACTCCGCGCTGCTGCGCACCGGGCTGACTCTGCTGCTAGCGGAGAACGGGCACGAGGTCGTCGAGGCGGTCGGCGATGCCGAGCAGCTGTTGCGCGCGGTTCGCACGCATCGGCCCGACGTGGCGGTGGTCGACGTGCGGATGCCGCCGACCTTCACCGACGAGGGGCTGCGCGCCGCTTTGTTGATCAGGCAGTCGGAGCCCGGGACCGCCGTGCTGGTGCTGTCGCAGTGGGTGGAGGAGCGCTATGCGGCCGACCTGATCGGCGGCGATCTCAACGGCGTCGGCTACCTGCTCAAGGACCGCGTTGCCGAAGTCGCGGACTTCCTGGACGCGTTGCACCGGGTCGCGGCGGGCGGTGCGGTGTTCGACCCCGACGTGATCGCGCAGATCCTGGCGCGCAACCGGCGCGACGACCCCCTCGCCCCGCTCACCCCGCGCGAGCGGGAGGTGCTGCAGCTCATGGCGGAAGGCCGCTCCAACGCGGGCATCGCGGCGGCGTTGACCATCACCGAGCGGGCGGTGGAGAAGTACGTCGGCAGCATCCTCGGCAAGCTCGACCTCCCGCCCGCGAGCTCCGATCACCGGCGCGTGCTCGCCGTGCTCCGCTATCTTGAGAGCTGA
- a CDS encoding sensor histidine kinase, with protein MSGELAAAEAPRRIGTALRYAFGRRAWLSAVHLLLAPWWALLTAFTAAAGLAASLVTIPLLLLGVPLFVVTGDLLISAARTEATWLRRVFGVDIRISPRTRLSGTSMLGAARALLTDSGFWQLVAYNVIRLPLAWLTLVVPLFGIGIGIVLVSEALRMMLTAEPEPGFAFLSSPVEVAVNGPLCVVLGSTLVLAAPLLWRAFANVHIGLAELLLRGSKVHELTERVGELEVSRAATVDSVEAERRRIERDLHDGAQQRLVSLAMTLGRARSKKDNDPDGASALLEQAHNEAKEAITELRDLVRGLHPPVLADRGLDAALSGLAARSPVPVTVRYDVPDRPPKTIEAIAYFMVAEALTNIARHADASRITVTVERSGAVLRTTVRDNGSGGAVVRPGHGLAGLADRARGVDGTLKVDSPDGGPTTLTMELPCAS; from the coding sequence GTGAGTGGTGAACTGGCTGCCGCCGAGGCGCCTCGTCGAATCGGCACGGCGCTCCGCTACGCGTTCGGCAGACGGGCGTGGCTGAGCGCGGTGCACCTGCTGCTCGCCCCCTGGTGGGCGTTGCTGACCGCGTTCACGGCCGCGGCGGGGCTGGCCGCCTCCCTGGTGACGATCCCGCTCCTGCTGCTCGGGGTGCCGCTGTTCGTGGTCACCGGCGATCTGCTGATCAGCGCGGCGCGGACCGAGGCCACGTGGTTGCGCCGGGTCTTCGGCGTCGACATCCGCATCTCCCCGCGCACGCGGCTCTCCGGCACCTCGATGCTCGGCGCCGCGCGGGCGCTGCTCACCGACTCCGGGTTCTGGCAGCTCGTCGCGTACAACGTCATCCGGCTGCCGCTGGCCTGGCTGACCCTCGTGGTGCCGCTGTTCGGCATCGGCATCGGGATCGTGCTGGTCTCCGAGGCGCTGCGGATGATGCTCACCGCCGAACCCGAGCCGGGGTTCGCCTTCCTGTCCAGCCCCGTGGAGGTCGCCGTCAACGGGCCGCTGTGCGTCGTGCTGGGCTCGACCCTGGTCCTCGCCGCACCGTTGCTCTGGCGCGCCTTCGCCAACGTCCACATCGGACTCGCGGAGTTGTTGTTGCGCGGCAGCAAGGTGCACGAGCTGACCGAGCGCGTCGGTGAGCTGGAGGTCAGCAGGGCCGCGACGGTGGACTCGGTGGAGGCCGAGCGCAGGCGGATCGAGCGCGATCTGCACGACGGAGCCCAGCAGCGCCTGGTGTCGCTGGCCATGACGCTCGGGCGGGCGCGCAGCAAGAAGGACAACGACCCGGACGGCGCGAGCGCGCTGCTCGAACAGGCGCACAACGAGGCCAAGGAGGCCATCACCGAACTGCGCGACCTGGTCCGCGGCCTGCACCCCCCGGTGCTCGCCGATCGCGGTCTGGACGCGGCGCTGTCCGGCCTCGCCGCGCGCTCCCCCGTCCCGGTGACCGTGCGCTACGACGTGCCCGACCGGCCGCCGAAGACGATCGAGGCCATCGCCTACTTCATGGTCGCCGAGGCACTGACCAACATCGCCAGGCACGCCGACGCCAGCCGGATCACGGTGACCGTGGAGCGCTCCGGTGCGGTCCTGCGGACCACCGTGCGGGACAACGGCTCGGGCGGCGCCGTCGTCCGGCCGGGGCACGGCCTCGCGGGGCTGGCCGACCGTGCGCGCGGCGTTGACGGAACCCTCAAGGTCGACAGCCCGGACGGCGGGCCGACCACCCTCACCATGGAGCTGCCGTGCGCATCGTGA
- a CDS encoding trypsin-like serine protease, which translates to MRTTTVLPGLLALAALVLAVPFTRGGKEFVASLRSAATGAHLCDATAVSPEWLVTSAHCLESREPAQLTVRISARHGSGGATLGVRERITHPDHDIALVRLSVPVSMNSAIPAAANPYRDWITHHLSKEL; encoded by the coding sequence ATGCGGACGACGACTGTCCTACCAGGACTGCTGGCGCTGGCCGCACTGGTGCTGGCCGTCCCCTTCACCCGTGGCGGCAAGGAGTTCGTCGCATCGCTGCGCAGCGCGGCCACCGGCGCGCACCTGTGCGACGCCACGGCGGTGTCGCCGGAGTGGCTGGTGACCTCGGCGCACTGCCTGGAGTCGCGTGAGCCCGCGCAGCTGACCGTGCGGATCAGTGCGCGGCACGGCTCCGGCGGCGCGACCCTCGGCGTCCGTGAGCGGATCACCCACCCCGACCACGACATCGCCCTCGTCCGGCTGAGCGTGCCGGTGTCGATGAACTCCGCCATCCCCGCGGCCGCGAACCCCTATCGCGACTGGATCACCCACCACCTCTCCAAGGAGCTGTGA
- a CDS encoding S1 family peptidase has product MRKPLVLGLLVAAVAVVGAAPAGAVVGGTKADQPYPFMVSLQNPQAPGGKHFCGASVLAPRWLLTAAHCVDNAGNVAKTTVRVGSDRSDAGGRIVKLEKVVLHPDYIRNGPAGAHADIALVHLVDPVDLPAIPVAATPGEGSAVRAIGWGRTCAKETEVNCPLPSPSLKQLEMKVVEPKSCDRMSTGDTCLNSVEAGGAVCFADSGSPLLVKAGTGWRIAGVASRFGAPDGTDSCDSPTSIYTDAHAVRDWIATTAGMPVQRSTRSGFGNGSEALSPRYR; this is encoded by the coding sequence GTGCGGAAGCCCCTCGTCCTCGGGTTGCTCGTCGCCGCGGTCGCGGTCGTCGGCGCGGCCCCGGCCGGAGCCGTCGTCGGCGGGACCAAGGCCGACCAGCCGTACCCGTTCATGGTGTCGCTGCAGAACCCGCAAGCCCCTGGGGGCAAGCACTTCTGCGGCGCTTCCGTGCTGGCGCCGAGGTGGTTGCTGACCGCGGCGCACTGCGTCGACAACGCGGGCAACGTGGCCAAGACGACCGTGCGGGTGGGCTCGGACCGCAGCGACGCGGGTGGCCGCATCGTGAAGCTGGAGAAGGTCGTCCTGCACCCGGACTACATCCGCAACGGCCCTGCCGGGGCGCACGCCGACATCGCGCTGGTCCACCTCGTCGATCCTGTTGACCTGCCTGCGATCCCGGTGGCGGCCACACCCGGTGAGGGGAGCGCGGTGCGGGCGATCGGCTGGGGACGGACCTGCGCGAAGGAGACCGAGGTCAACTGCCCGCTGCCGTCCCCCTCGTTGAAGCAACTGGAGATGAAGGTCGTCGAACCGAAGTCGTGCGACCGAATGTCCACAGGGGACACCTGCCTGAACTCCGTCGAGGCCGGCGGAGCCGTCTGCTTCGCCGACTCCGGCAGCCCGCTGCTCGTCAAGGCGGGCACGGGGTGGCGGATCGCCGGTGTCGCCAGCCGGTTCGGTGCGCCGGACGGCACCGACAGCTGCGACTCGCCGACGTCGATCTACACCGACGCGCACGCGGTCCGGGACTGGATCGCGACCACGGCCGGGATGCCGGTGCAGCGAAGCACGCGAAGTGGATTCGGAAACGGTTCCGAAGCGCTTTCGCCGCGTTACAGGTAA
- a CDS encoding thioester domain-containing protein has product MASGLRSARLGAVLLSTAAITLAVAGPAFAEAAKAKVNHSANVDGLHVKLTDGNSWHAKLLGVELEDGTKVKTYCVELTVNNVNGAPLVESPWEKYPDSSKGFKTQPDKVNWILHHSYPAVSNLAELAKAAGSGPLDEREAISGTQAAIWHFSNKVGLSDKPGDNPADVVALYKYLTGPKNVGMKNQPAPALNVEPAEKSGVAGKPVGPFKVNTTADKVNVEVKGDAGAKLVDAKGAAITSVANGGEVFVSVPADAKAGKATIDFSAKATLQKGRLFVGDGARTQTLILAQAENTKVKAKAKADWKAAPVVTTSPTPTSTVVPTTGPTTAPTTSTTPGNPDDLANTGASILFPAILGGVLVAGGATALVLQRKRKKA; this is encoded by the coding sequence ATGGCATCCGGGTTGCGTTCCGCGCGTCTCGGCGCAGTGCTGCTCAGCACCGCGGCGATCACCCTGGCCGTCGCGGGTCCGGCGTTCGCCGAAGCCGCCAAGGCCAAGGTCAACCACTCCGCCAACGTCGACGGCCTGCACGTCAAGCTGACCGACGGCAACTCCTGGCACGCCAAGCTGCTGGGCGTGGAGCTGGAGGACGGCACCAAGGTCAAGACCTACTGCGTCGAGCTGACGGTCAACAACGTCAACGGCGCCCCGCTGGTCGAATCGCCCTGGGAGAAGTACCCCGACAGCTCCAAGGGCTTCAAGACCCAGCCGGACAAGGTCAACTGGATCCTGCACCACTCCTACCCGGCCGTGTCGAACCTGGCGGAGCTGGCCAAGGCCGCGGGCAGCGGCCCCCTGGACGAGCGCGAGGCCATCTCCGGCACCCAGGCCGCGATCTGGCACTTCAGCAACAAGGTCGGGCTCAGCGACAAGCCGGGTGACAACCCGGCCGACGTCGTCGCGCTGTACAAGTACCTGACCGGTCCGAAGAACGTGGGCATGAAGAACCAGCCCGCGCCCGCGCTGAACGTCGAGCCCGCCGAGAAGTCGGGCGTCGCGGGCAAGCCGGTCGGTCCGTTCAAGGTCAACACCACCGCCGACAAGGTCAACGTCGAGGTCAAGGGCGACGCGGGCGCCAAGCTCGTCGACGCCAAGGGCGCGGCGATCACCTCGGTCGCCAACGGCGGCGAGGTCTTCGTGTCGGTCCCGGCCGACGCCAAGGCCGGCAAGGCCACCATCGACTTCAGCGCCAAGGCCACCCTGCAGAAGGGCCGCCTGTTCGTCGGTGACGGTGCCCGCACCCAGACCCTGATCCTGGCCCAGGCGGAGAACACCAAGGTCAAGGCGAAGGCCAAGGCGGACTGGAAGGCGGCCCCGGTCGTCACCACCAGCCCGACCCCGACCTCCACCGTGGTCCCGACCACCGGCCCGACCACGGCGCCGACCACCTCCACCACCCCCGGCAACCCCGACGACCTGGCCAACACCGGTGCGTCGATCCTGTTCCCGGCGATCCTCGGCGGCGTCCTCGTCGCCGGTGGCGCCACCGCGCTGGTGCTCCAGCGCAAGCGCAAGAAGGCCTGA
- a CDS encoding BNR-4 repeat-containing protein, which translates to MSRLLRVLVPLSLLAATVTATPAAAAAVAARPAPEFTTTTTARTVASRTDRRPMAGAVHDPVAGATYITWSGQHADNYVQAYDHRRGTWSPPQKIAAGESDPHNYPTVLLADDGHVLVFQGVHNKALVMTRSNRAHSVADGWTQTEIAQGEAASYPMPFKTANGDIYVFFRETTQELDPSVPTDTRPMRYVVSTDDGRTWRNSEQLTGKPFAIGSTARADNMNEIYIGQMRYERLGGRERVHIVYTLAGGGPEGHKHDRYHRNVYYAWFDPATRTFHSAGGRDLGPQIDDADQEQHLKVAETPLVLPGGMKSPDYIQLVGANGNRPFLLWFTGDDDKVLHDFASVWTGNRWETSEIATGLRLREAERVDGSAWRVYATREGKPGIETFLLAEGRRWQAETVIPTAKPVQRVEVVTGFRDPARIIATGASSDRDVKVADGDITVAGIRACRVQLPVLGCVLR; encoded by the coding sequence ATGTCGCGATTGCTTCGCGTCCTCGTGCCGTTGTCGCTGCTCGCGGCGACGGTCACCGCAACACCGGCCGCCGCGGCCGCCGTCGCCGCGCGGCCCGCCCCGGAGTTCACCACGACCACCACGGCGAGGACGGTGGCCTCGCGCACCGACCGCAGGCCGATGGCGGGCGCGGTGCACGACCCGGTGGCAGGCGCCACCTACATCACCTGGTCCGGCCAGCACGCGGACAACTACGTGCAGGCGTACGACCACCGCCGCGGCACGTGGAGCCCGCCGCAGAAGATCGCCGCGGGCGAGTCCGACCCGCACAACTACCCCACGGTGCTGCTCGCCGACGACGGGCACGTGCTGGTCTTCCAGGGAGTGCACAACAAGGCGCTGGTGATGACCCGCTCCAACCGCGCGCACTCGGTCGCCGACGGCTGGACGCAGACGGAGATCGCGCAGGGCGAGGCGGCGAGCTACCCGATGCCCTTCAAGACCGCCAACGGCGACATCTACGTGTTCTTCCGCGAGACCACCCAGGAGCTGGACCCGTCGGTGCCCACCGACACGCGGCCGATGCGCTACGTGGTCTCCACCGACGACGGGCGCACGTGGCGCAACTCCGAACAGCTGACCGGGAAGCCGTTCGCGATCGGCTCGACCGCCCGCGCGGACAACATGAACGAGATCTACATCGGCCAGATGCGCTACGAGCGGCTCGGCGGCCGGGAGCGCGTGCACATCGTCTACACGCTCGCAGGCGGCGGCCCGGAAGGTCACAAACACGACCGCTACCACCGCAACGTCTACTACGCGTGGTTCGACCCGGCCACCCGCACGTTCCATTCCGCGGGCGGGCGCGACCTGGGCCCCCAGATCGACGACGCCGACCAGGAACAGCACCTGAAAGTCGCCGAGACCCCCTTGGTGCTGCCGGGCGGAATGAAGTCGCCGGACTACATCCAGCTCGTCGGCGCGAACGGCAACCGGCCGTTCCTGCTGTGGTTCACCGGCGACGACGACAAGGTGCTGCACGACTTCGCTTCCGTCTGGACCGGAAACCGCTGGGAGACCTCGGAGATCGCCACCGGGCTGCGCCTGCGCGAGGCGGAGCGCGTCGACGGCTCGGCCTGGCGGGTGTACGCCACCCGCGAGGGCAAGCCGGGCATCGAGACCTTCCTGCTCGCGGAAGGGCGGCGCTGGCAGGCGGAAACGGTGATCCCGACCGCGAAGCCCGTGCAGCGGGTCGAGGTCGTCACCGGTTTCCGGGACCCGGCGCGGATCATCGCCACCGGCGCCTCCAGCGACCGCGACGTGAAGGTGGCCGACGGCGACATCACCGTCGCCGGGATCAGGGCCTGCCGCGTCCAGCTGCCCGTGCTCGGCTGCGTCCTGCGGTGA
- a CDS encoding putative glycolipid-binding domain-containing protein has protein sequence MSNTTPGQRRPLLLTWQGVGAPRLESARLLLSDNRRLRAAGRMIAPRTREAEAFNATYDVTVGENGVVKRVFLHSITAEVERQLSFSRSEDGFWLMDRGQGAQRTQFDGAAEVDVQHCVLFNTLPVRRLQLHQEAGEHDLPIAYVSLPDLTVEIKRQTYRTVSVGDSTSVVNYSSEGFSSDITVDRDGIVVDYPEIARQI, from the coding sequence GTGTCGAACACCACTCCCGGCCAGCGCCGTCCGTTGCTGCTGACCTGGCAGGGCGTAGGCGCCCCCCGCCTGGAGTCGGCCCGGCTGCTGCTCTCCGACAACCGCAGACTGCGCGCCGCCGGGCGGATGATCGCCCCGCGGACCAGGGAGGCCGAGGCCTTCAACGCCACCTACGACGTGACGGTCGGCGAGAACGGCGTGGTGAAGCGGGTCTTCCTGCACAGCATCACCGCCGAGGTCGAGCGCCAGCTGTCGTTCAGCCGCTCCGAGGACGGTTTCTGGCTGATGGACCGCGGCCAGGGCGCGCAGCGCACCCAGTTCGACGGGGCCGCCGAGGTCGACGTGCAGCACTGCGTGCTGTTCAACACGCTGCCCGTGCGCAGGCTCCAGCTGCACCAGGAGGCGGGCGAGCACGACCTGCCGATCGCCTACGTGAGCCTGCCGGACCTCACCGTCGAGATCAAAAGGCAGACCTACCGCACGGTCTCGGTCGGCGACAGCACTTCGGTGGTCAACTACTCCTCCGAGGGCTTCAGCTCCGACATCACCGTGGACCGCGACGGCATCGTGGTCGACTACCCCGAGATCGCCCGCCAGATCTAG
- a CDS encoding nuclear transport factor 2 family protein, translated as MLDVLQGMYAAESRYLAAGGPGRADFAELAPFFAEDVVLRQADALPYGGEWRGHAGMERFFLAMSAAWGSFEMVRQRFLSTGEPIVVLTDVRARARATGRVLEFPILQTIGFRDGRISEVRPFYWDTAAIAEATR; from the coding sequence ATGTTGGACGTGTTGCAGGGGATGTACGCGGCGGAGTCCCGGTACTTGGCCGCCGGTGGACCGGGCAGGGCGGATTTCGCCGAGCTGGCGCCGTTCTTCGCCGAGGACGTCGTGCTGCGCCAGGCCGACGCGCTGCCCTACGGCGGGGAGTGGCGCGGGCACGCGGGGATGGAGCGGTTCTTCCTGGCGATGAGCGCCGCCTGGGGGTCCTTCGAGATGGTGCGCCAGCGCTTCTTGTCAACCGGCGAGCCGATCGTGGTGCTCACCGATGTGCGGGCGCGGGCGCGCGCGACAGGGCGCGTGCTGGAGTTCCCGATCTTGCAGACGATCGGGTTCCGGGACGGCCGGATCAGCGAGGTGCGCCCGTTCTACTGGGACACCGCCGCGATCGCCGAGGCCACGCGCTAG
- a CDS encoding thiolase family protein, translating into MPALILDAARTPFGRYRGGLSGVRVDDLAALPISELMRRHSATLDPARVDDVVYGNTNGAGEENRNIGRMAALLAGLPVTVPGTTVNRLCASGGEAVVQAGRAISAGDAEVVIAGGVEGMSRAPFVVPRPERAMPDRMELVPTLGWRLVNRRMRPEWTVPMGLAAERAAAELGIDRTAMDQFALRSHRRAAAAWDAGVHDGFVFPVLAPDSAHPVRRDESVRPEASAVKLASLNSAFSTDGPVTAGNSSPFNDGAVALLLGTERTAAELRVRPLGELAGSAVVACEPQNFLGAAASAVRKLLARLGVAAEDVALWEINEAFAAVVLALLRHLPEIAPERVNVHGGAIAYGHPLGASTLRVLADLCRHLRARGGGIGVAVSCVAVGQAQAIAVRT; encoded by the coding sequence ATGCCCGCGCTGATCCTGGACGCAGCACGCACGCCGTTCGGCCGGTACCGGGGCGGCCTGTCCGGAGTCCGGGTGGACGACCTGGCCGCCCTGCCGATCTCCGAGCTGATGCGGCGGCACTCCGCCACCCTGGACCCGGCCCGCGTCGACGACGTGGTCTACGGCAACACCAACGGGGCGGGCGAGGAGAACCGCAACATCGGCAGGATGGCCGCACTGCTGGCGGGCCTGCCCGTGACCGTGCCGGGGACCACGGTGAACCGGCTGTGCGCCTCCGGCGGCGAGGCTGTCGTGCAGGCGGGGCGCGCCATCTCCGCGGGCGACGCCGAGGTGGTGATCGCGGGCGGCGTCGAGGGGATGAGCCGTGCGCCGTTCGTGGTGCCCCGGCCCGAGCGGGCCATGCCGGACCGGATGGAACTGGTGCCGACGCTGGGCTGGCGCCTGGTGAACCGGCGCATGCGTCCTGAGTGGACGGTGCCGATGGGACTGGCCGCCGAGCGCGCCGCGGCGGAGCTGGGCATCGACCGGACGGCGATGGACCAGTTCGCCCTGCGCTCGCACCGCAGGGCGGCCGCGGCCTGGGACGCCGGCGTGCACGACGGCTTCGTGTTCCCGGTGCTGGCCCCGGACTCGGCGCATCCGGTGCGGCGCGACGAGTCGGTCCGGCCGGAGGCCAGCGCGGTGAAGCTGGCGTCGCTGAACTCGGCGTTCTCCACGGACGGACCGGTGACGGCGGGCAATTCCTCCCCGTTCAACGACGGAGCGGTCGCGCTCTTGCTCGGAACTGAGCGGACCGCGGCGGAACTCCGGGTGCGGCCGCTCGGAGAGCTCGCCGGCAGCGCAGTCGTCGCGTGCGAGCCGCAGAACTTCCTCGGCGCCGCAGCGTCGGCCGTGCGGAAGCTGTTGGCCAGGTTGGGCGTTGCGGCCGAGGACGTGGCGCTCTGGGAGATCAACGAGGCTTTCGCGGCGGTGGTGCTCGCCCTGCTGCGGCATCTGCCGGAGATCGCGCCGGAACGGGTGAACGTGCACGGCGGGGCGATCGCCTACGGGCATCCGCTCGGCGCCTCGACGCTGCGGGTGCTCGCCGACCTGTGCCGTCACCTCCGTGCGCGCGGGGGCGGCATCGGCGTCGCGGTGAGCTGTGTTGCGGTCGGCCAGGCCCAGGCCATCGCCGTGCGCACCTGA